The genomic region CTGTACCAGCCGCGAAAAACCCACATCCAGCAGACCCAAATAGAAACCGAAGAAGAAGACCGCAAACAGCACCACGATGGTGGTGCCCGTGATTTCCTTGCGGGACGGCCAGGAAACCTTCTTCATCTCCAGTCGCACGTCCGTGAAGAACGACTTCAACCGCGTATATCGTGAGCCCACATATTCCGTTGCCGCTGTTGTCACATTTCCTCCGATTCGTCGTAGGGCGACCCCGCCGAGCGGAACCGCCCTACTTGACTCTGGCAGGCCTGGAGGGACTCGAACCCCCAACCCTCGGTTTTGGAGACCGATGCTCTACCAATTGAGCCACAGGCCTACACCAAAACGGCGACCGGCAGGATCTGGCCGGCGTGCATAATCCCGAATCGCCCCGCCTTCATCCGGCCCTCCGCAGGACCATCCCGCCGCCCGGCTTGCCCTCTGGCGTCCCCGGGTCTACTTCACTTCCTTGTG from Terriglobia bacterium harbors:
- the secE gene encoding preprotein translocase subunit SecE, translating into MKKVSWPSRKEITGTTIVVLFAVFFFGFYLGLLDVGFSRLVQKILHYFRTTT